The following coding sequences are from one Canis lupus baileyi chromosome 19, mCanLup2.hap1, whole genome shotgun sequence window:
- the LOC140611375 gene encoding olfactory receptor 7G1-like: MGLRNNTGVSEFLLMEVTEDPKLKPLLFVLFLSIYLVTILGNLLIILAVICDSHLHTPMYFFLSNLSFTDICLSTTTIPKMLVNIQAEDQSITYTGCLTQIYFILAFGGLESFLLSVMAYDRYVAICHPLRYTVIMNSHLCGLLILLSLCINIGDALMHSLMVLQLSFCTDLEIPLFFCEVVQVIKLACSDTLINNILIYFATSVFGAIPVCGIIFSYTQIVSSVLRIPSTGGKYKAFSTCGSHLSVVSLFYGTGLGVYISSALTSSSRNTAVVSVMYTVVPQMMNPFIYSLRNRDMKGALRKLISRMPSLL; this comes from the coding sequence ATGGGACTCAGGAACAACACAGGGGTTTCAGAATTCCTTCTAATGGAAGTGACAGAGGATCCAAAACTGAAGCCCCTCCTCTTTGTTCTGTTCCTGTCCATATACCTGGTCACCATCCTGGGAAACCTGCTCATCATCCTGGCTGTCATCTGTGActcccacctccacacccccatgtacttcttcctgtCCAACTTGTCCTTTACTGACATCTGTTTAAGCACAACCACCATCCCAAAGATGCTGGTGAACATCCAAGCAGAGGATCAGAGCATCACTTACACAGGCTGCCTCACACAGATCTACTTTATCCTGGCTTTTGGTGGTTTggaaagttttcttctttcagtaatggcctatgaccgctatgtggccatctgtcaTCCACTGAGGTACACGGTCATCATGAACTCCCACCTCTGTGGCCTCTTAATTCTACTCTCTTTGTGCATTAACATTGGGGATGCTCTGATGCACAGTCTGATGGTGTTGCAACTGTCCTTCTGCACAGACCTTGAAatccctctcttcttctgtgaAGTTGTTCAGGTCATCAAGCTCGCATGTTCTGACACCCTCATCAATAACATCCTGATATATTTTGCAACTAGCGTATTTGGTGCTATCCCTGTGTGTGGAATCATTTTCTCCTACACTCAGATAGTGTCTTCTGTTTTGAGAATACCATCAACAGGTGGAAAGTATAAAGCCTTTTCCACCTGTGGGTCTCACCTCTCTGTTGTGTCCTTGTTCTATGGGACTGGTTTGGGGGTGTACATTAGTTCTGCTCTTACTAGCTCTTCCAGAAACACTGCAGTGGTTTCAGTGATGTACACTGTTGTCCCTCAAATGATGAACCCCTTCATCTACAGCCTGAGGAACAGGGACATGAAAGGAGCCTTGAGGAAACTCATAAGTAGAATGCCTTCTCTTCTGTGA